The nucleotide sequence GAAGGCCGTGACGCGTATCGCGGTCCGCGAAGCCCGACTAAAGGAAATTAAACAAGAAGTTCTGACTTGCGACAAACTAAAAAGCTACTTCGAGGACAATCCGCGCGATCTTCAATCGCTCCGACAAGACAAAGCTCTTCACACCGTGAGACTCCAAGCCCATCTAAAAGACGTTCCAGAATACATAGTACCAGCTTCGTTGAAAAGCATGGCAAATATCGGCCGCAGAAAGCGTAAGTTCAACCGGGATGCAGCCGCCTCTGGAGCAAGCGCCGCCAAATCGAAATATCAAGCTCGAGCTTCCAACCCTCTCGCTGCTCTCACTCTcgccaagaagaagaagtagagTAGTATTTTGTACATTGACTTTAataaacatgttttttttttaagaaatctCTCGTTACGAATCGTTTATTCAAAAGTATACAAGGCAGTACGATTATTATAGTATCAAATATATCAAGTCGAATTAGTACGTTTCATATACACAAGTCTTATGGCTTAGCTTTTTCAAGCTTCTTTGGCTTGAACTTTTGCCTGATCTGGTCATTGAAACCCTCTCTGTTTCTGGCCAGTTCAATGGCGTAGAACTGTATCCTAGAGGTCAGAATACTGTTCTCCTGGGAGTAATCTTTGCTACAGTCGGCGCGCAACAATGTACCGAAGCTGTAATCCTCGACGACATCCTTGAATTGCTCGCAGAAAGGTCGCCACCTGGCTTTGCCTGCTTCTGACTTAAGTTCGTCTTCGTTTATCACGTCGACTTTAAGGTCTTTAAAGAATTCTCTGAAGGTCTGATAAATCTGATCGTCGTGAGGTGTGAGCTTTAAGAGTTTGGGGTCGACTGAACACAAAATCTGTGAATGATTTTGTTGTTTGAGATACAAATGACATTGATAGGATAAGTTGAGAAGAGAAGCAAAACTTACATTGAAGTACACTTCAGCATGTTCAAATGCCTTCATGGCCCACATAGCTTCAATAGTTTGCtgttaaaatattattgttattaattttatgaaaagttGGTTTTTAAATGGTCATTAACAGAAATAAAACTCACATCATTTTCGAATTCTTCTGCGGGTCTGGATAAGATACTTGACCCAGCCAACAGTTGATCCGCTGACTGAATTGAGAGAAAACAAATTAA is from Nasonia vitripennis strain AsymCx chromosome 1, Nvit_psr_1.1, whole genome shotgun sequence and encodes:
- the LOC100116485 gene encoding protein PBDC1 — its product is MAKIEDVSADQLLAGSSILSRPAEEFENDQTIEAMWAMKAFEHAEVYFNILCSVDPKLLKLTPHDDQIYQTFREFFKDLKVDVINEDELKSEAGKARWRPFCEQFKDVVEDYSFGTLLRADCSKDYSQENSILTSRIQFYAIELARNREGFNDQIRQKFKPKKLEKAKP